Proteins from a genomic interval of Microbacterium abyssi:
- the gndA gene encoding NADP-dependent phosphogluconate dehydrogenase encodes MPEASANIGVVGLAVMGSNLARNLASREGNTVAIFNRSYEKTQTLLDEHPEAEFLPASTYEEFAASLQKPRTAIIMVKAGRPTDAVIDALVEVFEPGDIIVDGGNAYFPDTIRREKAVRETGINFVGAGISGGEEGALLGPSIMPGGSDESWVTLGPILRSIAAVAEGEPCVTHVGHDGAGHFVKMVHNGIEYADMQLIAEAYDLIRRGTGKSPAEIAEIFAEWNKGELESYLIEITAEVLRQVDAETGKPLVDVILDQAGAKGTGAWTVQTALSLGVPVSGIAEATFARSLSSHPEQRAVAVNLPGPDDVFTVTDVDAFIEDVRLALYASKIVAYSQGFDEIRAGAAEYEWNIDLGAISKIWRGGCIIRAQFLNRIADAYDETPELPVLMTAPYFAEAITRAQASWRRVVIAAATAGIPAPAFSSSLSYYDGIRADRLPAALVQGQRDFFGAHTYKRIDKDGTFHTQWSGDRTEIAAVDTH; translated from the coding sequence GTGCCCGAAGCATCAGCGAACATCGGAGTCGTCGGACTCGCTGTCATGGGTTCGAATCTCGCCCGCAACCTCGCCAGCCGCGAGGGCAACACGGTGGCGATCTTCAACCGGAGCTACGAGAAGACCCAGACGCTGCTCGATGAGCACCCCGAAGCGGAGTTCCTCCCTGCGTCGACCTATGAGGAGTTCGCCGCGTCGCTGCAGAAGCCGCGCACCGCGATCATCATGGTCAAGGCCGGTCGTCCCACCGACGCGGTGATCGACGCGCTTGTGGAGGTGTTCGAGCCGGGCGACATCATCGTCGACGGGGGCAACGCGTACTTCCCCGACACGATCCGTCGCGAGAAGGCCGTTCGCGAGACGGGCATCAACTTCGTCGGCGCCGGCATCTCCGGCGGCGAGGAGGGCGCGCTGCTCGGCCCTTCGATCATGCCCGGCGGTTCGGACGAGTCGTGGGTCACGCTCGGTCCGATCCTGCGCTCGATCGCCGCGGTCGCCGAGGGCGAGCCGTGCGTCACGCACGTCGGCCACGACGGCGCCGGACACTTCGTCAAGATGGTGCACAACGGCATCGAGTACGCCGACATGCAGCTGATCGCCGAGGCCTACGACCTCATCCGCCGAGGCACCGGAAAGTCCCCGGCCGAGATCGCCGAGATCTTCGCCGAGTGGAACAAGGGCGAGCTCGAGTCGTACCTGATCGAGATCACCGCCGAGGTGCTCCGTCAGGTGGATGCCGAGACCGGCAAGCCGCTCGTCGACGTGATCCTCGACCAGGCCGGAGCCAAGGGCACCGGCGCGTGGACCGTGCAGACGGCGCTGTCTCTGGGCGTGCCGGTCTCCGGCATCGCCGAGGCCACCTTCGCCCGCTCGCTGTCCTCGCACCCCGAGCAGCGCGCCGTCGCCGTGAACCTGCCCGGCCCCGACGACGTTTTCACGGTCACCGATGTCGACGCATTCATCGAGGACGTCCGCCTGGCCCTGTACGCCTCGAAGATCGTCGCCTACTCCCAGGGCTTCGACGAGATCCGCGCCGGTGCTGCCGAATACGAATGGAACATCGATCTCGGCGCGATCTCGAAGATCTGGCGCGGCGGCTGCATCATTCGCGCCCAGTTCCTCAACCGCATCGCCGACGCGTACGACGAGACCCCGGAGCTTCCGGTGCTGATGACCGCACCGTACTTCGCCGAGGCGATCACCCGTGCCCAGGCGTCCTGGCGCCGCGTCGTCATCGCCGCCGCGACCGCCGGCATCCCCGCCCCCGCCTTCTCGTCATCGCTCTCCTACTACGACGGCATCCGCGCCGACCGCCTCCCCGCAGCCCTCGTGCAGGGACAGCGCGACTTCTTCGGAGCGCACACCTACAAGCGCATCGACAAGGACGGCACCTTCCACACCCAGTGGTCAGGCGACCGCACCGAGATCGCAGCCGTCGACACGCACTGA